In Pygocentrus nattereri isolate fPygNat1 chromosome 26, fPygNat1.pri, whole genome shotgun sequence, one genomic interval encodes:
- the im:7151449 gene encoding complement component receptor 1-like protein isoform X4 produces MVRSTISLWTRCLLLLLLFFSPGKAVDCPRPSPAGNVVLTDETMLMNEFPDGSDVTVECANGYNKDQGSDIITCTDGTWSEPQLICKKRDCGPPKPSPHLKYEKKEGTLFGARITPFCDKGYYLQGSSSRQCLATGWSGRAKCEYISTTVRYPETTETTGTSFRVVHSRNSTTTAPPDSKGLDYELPSSTAAGTEISDYTIWITGFSLVFLGIP; encoded by the exons ATGGTCAGGTCAACAATAAGCTTGTGGACACGgtgtctgctgctgctgctgctgtttttctctcccGGAAAAGCCG tggATTGTCCGAGACCTAGTCCGGCGGGTAACGTGGTGTTAACTGATGAAACTATGCTGATGAATGAATTCCCAGACGGCTCTGATGTAACTGTCGAGTGTGCCAATGGCTATAATAAGGATCAGGGCTCAGACATCATCACCTGCACAGACGGGACGTGGAGCGAACCGCAGCTAATATGCAAAA AGAGAGACTGTGGTCCTCCCAAGCCTTCACCACACTTAAAGtatgaaaagaaagaaggaacaTTGTTTGGCGCACGCATTACACCATTTTGTGACAAAGG GTATTATCTTCAAGGTTCAAGCTCTAGGCAGTGTCTTGCAACTGGTTGGAGCGGAAGAGCAAAATGTGAAT ATATCAGCACAACAGTACGTTATCCAGAGACAACAGAAACCACAGGCACCAGCTTCAGAGTTGTCCACAGCAGAAATAGCACCACCACTGCCCCACCAGATTCAAAAG GACTGGATTATGAACTACCTTCAA GTACTGCAGCAGGCACTGAGATTAGTGATTATACAATTTGGATTACAGGTTTCAGCCTTGTTTTTCTAG gCATTCCTTAA
- the im:7151449 gene encoding complement factor H isoform X2 → MVRSTISLWTRCLLLLLLFFSPGKAVDCPRPSPAGNVVLTDETMLMNEFPDGSDVTVECANGYNKDQGSDIITCTDGTWSEPQLICKKRDCGPPKPSPHLKYEKKEGTLFGARITPFCDKGYYLQGSSSRQCLATGWSGRAKCEYISTTVRYPETTETTGTSFRVVHSRNSTTTAPPDSKGLDYELPSSTAAGTEISDYTIWITGFSLVFLAFLVGPACLCYCLKRKGMRTRTAPTC, encoded by the exons ATGGTCAGGTCAACAATAAGCTTGTGGACACGgtgtctgctgctgctgctgctgtttttctctcccGGAAAAGCCG tggATTGTCCGAGACCTAGTCCGGCGGGTAACGTGGTGTTAACTGATGAAACTATGCTGATGAATGAATTCCCAGACGGCTCTGATGTAACTGTCGAGTGTGCCAATGGCTATAATAAGGATCAGGGCTCAGACATCATCACCTGCACAGACGGGACGTGGAGCGAACCGCAGCTAATATGCAAAA AGAGAGACTGTGGTCCTCCCAAGCCTTCACCACACTTAAAGtatgaaaagaaagaaggaacaTTGTTTGGCGCACGCATTACACCATTTTGTGACAAAGG GTATTATCTTCAAGGTTCAAGCTCTAGGCAGTGTCTTGCAACTGGTTGGAGCGGAAGAGCAAAATGTGAAT ATATCAGCACAACAGTACGTTATCCAGAGACAACAGAAACCACAGGCACCAGCTTCAGAGTTGTCCACAGCAGAAATAGCACCACCACTGCCCCACCAGATTCAAAAG GACTGGATTATGAACTACCTTCAA GTACTGCAGCAGGCACTGAGATTAGTGATTATACAATTTGGATTACAGGTTTCAGCCTTGTTTTTCTAG CTTTCCTAGTTGGACCTGCATGTTTATGTTACTGCTTGAAAAGGAAAGG GATGCGTACTCGGACTGCCCCTACCTGCTAA
- the im:7151449 gene encoding complement component receptor 1-like protein isoform X3, whose product MVRSTISLWTRCLLLLLLFFSPGKAVDCPRPSPAGNVVLTDETMLMNEFPDGSDVTVECANGYNKDQGSDIITCTDGTWSEPQLICKKRDCGPPKPSPHLKYEKKEGTLFGARITPFCDKGYYLQGSSSRQCLATGWSGRAKCEYISTTVRYPETTETTGTSFRVVHSRNSTTTAPPDSKGLDYELPSSTAAGTEISDYTIWITGFSLVFLVLSHYFSQLS is encoded by the exons ATGGTCAGGTCAACAATAAGCTTGTGGACACGgtgtctgctgctgctgctgctgtttttctctcccGGAAAAGCCG tggATTGTCCGAGACCTAGTCCGGCGGGTAACGTGGTGTTAACTGATGAAACTATGCTGATGAATGAATTCCCAGACGGCTCTGATGTAACTGTCGAGTGTGCCAATGGCTATAATAAGGATCAGGGCTCAGACATCATCACCTGCACAGACGGGACGTGGAGCGAACCGCAGCTAATATGCAAAA AGAGAGACTGTGGTCCTCCCAAGCCTTCACCACACTTAAAGtatgaaaagaaagaaggaacaTTGTTTGGCGCACGCATTACACCATTTTGTGACAAAGG GTATTATCTTCAAGGTTCAAGCTCTAGGCAGTGTCTTGCAACTGGTTGGAGCGGAAGAGCAAAATGTGAAT ATATCAGCACAACAGTACGTTATCCAGAGACAACAGAAACCACAGGCACCAGCTTCAGAGTTGTCCACAGCAGAAATAGCACCACCACTGCCCCACCAGATTCAAAAG GACTGGATTATGAACTACCTTCAA GTACTGCAGCAGGCACTGAGATTAGTGATTATACAATTTGGATTACAGGTTTCAGCCTTGTTTTTCTAG TTCTGTCTCACTACTTTTCACAGCTTTCCTAG
- the im:7151449 gene encoding sushi, von Willebrand factor type A, EGF and pentraxin domain-containing protein 1 isoform X1, which produces MVRSTISLWTRCLLLLLLFFSPGKAVDCPRPSPAGNVVLTDETMLMNEFPDGSDVTVECANGYNKDQGSDIITCTDGTWSEPQLICKKRDCGPPKPSPHLKYEKKEGTLFGARITPFCDKGYYLQGSSSRQCLATGWSGRAKCEYISTTVRYPETTETTGTSFRVVHSRNSTTTAPPDSKGLDYELPSSTAAGTEISDYTIWITGFSLVFLAFLVGPACLCYCLKRKGSYDTGEALKMKEELLQNKFQNLA; this is translated from the exons ATGGTCAGGTCAACAATAAGCTTGTGGACACGgtgtctgctgctgctgctgctgtttttctctcccGGAAAAGCCG tggATTGTCCGAGACCTAGTCCGGCGGGTAACGTGGTGTTAACTGATGAAACTATGCTGATGAATGAATTCCCAGACGGCTCTGATGTAACTGTCGAGTGTGCCAATGGCTATAATAAGGATCAGGGCTCAGACATCATCACCTGCACAGACGGGACGTGGAGCGAACCGCAGCTAATATGCAAAA AGAGAGACTGTGGTCCTCCCAAGCCTTCACCACACTTAAAGtatgaaaagaaagaaggaacaTTGTTTGGCGCACGCATTACACCATTTTGTGACAAAGG GTATTATCTTCAAGGTTCAAGCTCTAGGCAGTGTCTTGCAACTGGTTGGAGCGGAAGAGCAAAATGTGAAT ATATCAGCACAACAGTACGTTATCCAGAGACAACAGAAACCACAGGCACCAGCTTCAGAGTTGTCCACAGCAGAAATAGCACCACCACTGCCCCACCAGATTCAAAAG GACTGGATTATGAACTACCTTCAA GTACTGCAGCAGGCACTGAGATTAGTGATTATACAATTTGGATTACAGGTTTCAGCCTTGTTTTTCTAG CTTTCCTAGTTGGACCTGCATGTTTATGTTACTGCTTGAAAAGGAAAGG ATCCTACGACACTGGAGAAGCCCTGAAGATGAAAGAAGAGTTATTACAAAATAAGTTTCAGAATCTCGCCTAA